From Vanrija pseudolonga chromosome 1, complete sequence, a single genomic window includes:
- the Chd4 gene encoding Chromodomain-helicase-DNA-binding protein 4 gives MLAEGVRSLIHQSPIRDDSESEASDDPRARKRARESKKTRTAAAPAKKPKPKAKVPQTHRELSSASTASYHPTQKEWESEGENELDNEDDIYELESSSDDSPKASPLPTSRKILARHRQVCERCHNGPADELLEKALKKKKKGMAPRRRKDDDDDWDMSEEERARIMMGWLECERCTVSWHWGCLKPNQRKDILHAFRTKNPDAPRRRNIEIHESATFLCESCETTPECFVCHHSRLPEEKAQKPHPLANGTTSTMANGGGTDEPIVIDSDDDAGGGNSAPPPPSTPDEPPKPVNAGPVEDPFRPDGLRHSKPAPLIFRCFRCKLGVHYEHLKSPFPDGDKFALPSLAHVYQTTSAQGSAWYCHQCREWNYKVESIIAWRPWPANATEPELEEDEVPLYRDPLPREYLVKFEGRSFRHVVWAPHPWVYKVSPPKLKNFVEKGPALNLITDETLATFGDTMEAPTIANVLEASERDKKHHGVPPDPEAAESLPIAWSTVDRVIDAMLLPPKKRKGKGKAKSNGRVIESDSESEESDWEPVNGKEPPIEKAVEIERWESMAGRKLSEDDVDEVATLVTWFLAKWDDLQYDQSCWDTPPPVDSELYPAFKHALKRYLAARRVKIPVLNDKQIKARERLARTSRAPPNEQPECVVGGTLMPFQIEGFQWLTYKHLKRESCILADDMGLGKTIQVASFLGHLGSEDFGIYPALVIVPNSTITNWVREFEKWVPHLRVVPYYGVASSRKVVSKFELYHKGAQNKAAGLKAHVVLTTYDMITSSEFAVFSRMPRWEVVIVDEGQRLKSNSSLIFNRLKTLNSVHRILLTGTPLNNNLREIFNLLNFLDPESFRYLEELEERFENLTESLILELHEMIKPYILRRVKADVLKLPPKVEIIVPISLTPAQKVLNKRILHRHKEAINNIMKQRKKKKAQAAKAKGKGKEVANGDALPNGTAAVNGTKEGDDGEGGKDGEGSKDGGAAPNGDNEGGEAGPSQTAPERRTRDSVQPSEVIEVD, from the exons ATGTTGGCAGAGGGAGTGCGTAGCCTGATCCACCAGTCACCAATACGAGACGACTCCGAGTCTGAGGCTTCCGACGACCCTAGGGCTAGGAAGCGTGCACGAGAATCCAAAAAGACTCGCACCGCGGCTGCGCCCGCGAAGAAACCAAAGCCAAAGGCCAAGGTGCCGCAGACCCACCGCGAGCTGTCttccgcctcgacggcctcatACCACCCCACACAGAAGGAGTGGGAGAGTGAAGGGGAAAACGAGTTGGACAACGAGGACGATATATACGAGTTGGAATCGAGCTCGGACGACTCTCCAAAAGCAtcgcccttgccgacgtCACGGAAGATCCTGGCCCGACACCGACAG GTTTGCGAGAGGTGCCACAATGGGCCGGCGGACGAGTTGCTGGAGAAAGCTCTtaagaagaagaagaagggcatggcgcctcgacgacgcaaggacgacgacgacgactgggatatgtccgaggaggagcgggcTCGGATCATGATGGGTTGGCTGGAG TGCGAACGGTGTACAGTGTCGTGGCACTGG GGATGCTTGAAGCCAAACCAGCGAAAGGATATCCTTCACGCCTTTAGGACCAAGAACCCGGACGCCCCAAGACGCAGAAACATTGAAATCCACGAGTCCGCCACCTTCCTCTGCGAGAGCTGCGAAACAACACCTGAATGCTTTGTATGTCACCACTCCAGGTTGCCCGAGGAGAAGGCTCAGAAGCCGCACCCCTTGGCGAATGGAACAACAAGCACCATGGCCAATGGCGGCGGTACCGACGAGCCGATAGTCAtcgacagcgacgatgaTGCCGGTGGCGGCAACTCGGCCCCACCGCCCCCCTCAACTCCTGACGAGCCTCCAAAACCAGTGAACGCCGGTCCGGTCGAGGATCCCTTCAGGCCTGATGGGTTGAGGCATTCAAAGCCTGCTCCCCTCATCTTCAGGTGTTTCAGGTGTAAATTGGGCGTGCACTATGAACATT TGAAGAGCCCATTCCCAGACGGAGACAAGTTTGCGCTGCCTTCCCTGGCACATGTCTACCAAACAACCAGCGCCCAGGGCAGTGCTTGGTACTGCCATCAGTGCCGAGAGTGGAACTACAAGGTCGAAAGC ATTATCGCTTGGCGCCCGTGGCCTGCAAATGCCACTGAGCCTGAACTCGAAGAAGACGAGGTTCCCCTGTACCGCGATCCGCTTCCTCGCGAGTATCTGGTGAAGTTCGAGGGGCGTTCATTCCGCCATGTCGTGTGGGCGCCACATCCTTGGGTGTACAAGGTTTCGCCTCCAAAGCTCAAGAACTTCGTGGAGAAGGGTCCCGCTCTCAACCTCATCACCGATGAGACCCTGGCAACATTCGGTGATACGATGGAGGCGCCAACGATCGCCaacgtcctcgaggccagtGAGCGGGACAAGAAGCACCACGGGGTCCCACCAGACCCAGAGGCGGCTGAAAGCCTGCCCATTGCATGGAGC ACTGTCGACCGTGTCATTGATGCGATGCTACTTCCACCAAAGAAGCGAAAGGGCAAGGGAAAGGCCAAATCCAACGGCAGGGTTATCGAGTCGGACTCGGAAAGCGAGGAGTCTGACTGGGAGCCAGTCAATGGTAAGGAACCACCAATCGAAAAGGCCGTGGAGATTGAGCGTTGGGAAAGCATGGCTGGCCGCAAGCTGTCAGAGGACGATGTTGATGAGGTTGCAACACTTGTGACCTGGTTCTTGGCCAAATGGGACGACCTCCAGTATGATCAAT CCTGCTGGGACACCCCGCCCCCGGTCGACTCAGAGCTGTACCCGGCATTCAAGCACGCCTTGAAGCGATACcttgctgcgcgccgcgtcaaGATCCCAGTTCTCAATGATAAACAAATCAAAGCTCGCGAGCGACTTGCCCGCACTTCACGTGCCCCTCCCAACGAGCAGCCGGAGTGTGTTGTTGGAGGA ACCCTCATGCCCTTCCAAATTGAAGGATTTCAGTGGCTCACATACAAGCACTTGAAACGCGAAAGCTGCATTCTTGCAGACGACATGGGCTTGGGCAAGAC CATCCAAGTTGCTTCCTTCCTTGGCCACCTCGGTTCTGAGGACTTTGGAATCTACCCAGCACTGGTCATTGTGCCAAACTC AACAATTACCAACTGGGTTCGCGAGTTTGAGAAATGGGTGCCACATCTGCGCGTTGTGCCGTACTATGGTGTCGCTTCCT CGCGAAAGGTCGTCTCAAAGTTCGAGCTGTATCACAAGGGCGCACAAAACAAGGCCGCTGGACTCAAGGC CCATGTCGTCCTCACGACATACGACATGATCACCAGCAGCGAGTTCGCAGTCTTTAGTCGTATGCCACGCTGGGAGGTGGTCATCGTGGATGAGGGCCAGCGCT TGAAATCGAATTCCAGTTTGATTTTCAACCGCCTCAAGACGCTCAATTCTGTCCACCGCATCCTCCTGACGGGCACACCGTTGAACAACAACCTGCGCGAGATCTTCAACCTTCTCAACTTCCTCGACCCAGAGAGCTTCAGATACCTCGAAGAGCTTGAGGAGCGCTTTGAGAACCTGACAGAGTCTCTGATTCTTGAACTTCACGAGATGATCAAGCCATACATTCTGCGGCGtgtcaaggccgacgtcCTCAAGCTTCCACCCAAG GTCGAGATCATCGTCCCCATCTCCCTTACCCCGGCGCAGAAGGTGCTCAACAAACGTATCCTCCACCGCCACAAGGAGGCCATCAACAACATCATGAAGCAaaggaagaagaagaaagCGCAGGCTGcgaaggccaagggcaagggtaAGGAGGTGGCCAATGGCGATGCGCTGCCGAATGGCACGGCGGCTGTCAATGGGACCAAGGAGGGAGATGACGGagagggcggcaaggacggAGAAGGGAGCAAAGACGGAGGCGCCGCCCCTAATGGGGACAATGAGGGCGGGGAGGCAGGCCCATCACAGACTGCACCAGAGAGGCGGACGAGGGACTCAGTGCAGCCCTCCGAGgtcatcgaggtcgactaG
- the MSP1_1 gene encoding Protein MSP1, translating to MPNSRDVGRVVMDVAFFAASQVALYYALRYVLSSLAEPGGATKKAKAKGESLLSQTGLSKEQLAALDLDEYETSIAAEIIPPNALETTFESIGGLDEIISSLRETVIYPLTFPELFASGGGLLSAPRGVLLYGHPGCGKTMLAKALAKESGATFINLPLSSLTSKWFGESNKLVNGLFSLARKVQPSIIFIDEIDSLFRERSAADHEVTGMLKAEFMTLWDGLTSGSDRILVLGATNRPNDIDPAILRRMPKRFAIRLPNYEQRVKILTLMLSHTKTAPGFTIEALARKTDGLSGSDLKETCRNAAMVPVREFMREKGKAGKDGLEAARKEGFKVRPLTLEDFALHDSHAHNYVDPSRRAAPTAYIDPVD from the exons ATGCCAAATTCAAGAgacgtcggccgcgtcgtaATGGACG TGGCCTTTTTCGCCGCGTCCCAGGTGGCGCTGTACTATGCGCTGCGATACGTCctgtcgtcgctcgccgagcccggaGGCGCGACGAAGAAGGCGAAAGCCAAGGGCGAGTCGCTGCTCAGCCAGACCGGCCTGTCGAAGGaacagctcgccgcgctcgatTTGGACGAGTACGAGACGTCAATCGCGGCCGAGATCATCCCGCCGAATGCGCTCGAGACGACGTTTGAGTCGATTGGCGGCCTGGACGAGATCATCTCGAGCCTCCGCGAGACGGTCATCTACCCGCTCACCTTCCCCGAGCTGTTCGCAtctggcggcgggctgctgTCGGCCCCGCGCGGTGTGCTGCTGTACGGCCACCCAGGGTGCGGCAAGACCatgctcgccaaggcgctgGCAAAAGAGTCTGGCGCGACGTTTATCAACCTCCCCCTGTCGAGTCTCACGAGCAAGTGGTTTGGCGAGAGCAACAAGCTTGTCAACGGCTTGTTCTCGCTTGCGCGCAAGGTCCAGCCTAGTATC ATCTTTATCGACGAGATCGACTCGCTCTTCCGCGAGCGCTCGGCAGCCGACCACGAGGTCACGGGTATGCTCAAGGCCGAGTTCATGACGCTGTGGGACGGCCTCACGTCTGGCTCGGACCGCATTCTGGTGCTTGGCGCCACTAACCGCCCCAACGACATCGACCCCGCCATCCTCCGACGCATGCCCAAGCGCTTTGCGATCCGCCTGCCAAACTACGAGCAGCGGGTCAAGATCTTGACACTG ATGCTGTCACATACCAAGACGGCTCCCGGCTTCACgatcgaggcgctcgcgcgcaagaCGGACGGCCTGTCAGGCTCCGACCTGAAAGAGACGTGTCGCAACGCCGCCATGGTCCCCGTCCGCGAGTTTATGCGTGAAAAGGGCAAGGCAGGAAAggatggcctcgaggccgcgcgcaaAGAGGGATTCAAGGtccgcccactcacactgGAAGACTTTGCGCTCCACGACTCTCACGCGCACAACTATGTCGACCCATCACGCAGGGCCGCGCCCACAGCGTACATTGACCCTGTCGATTAG
- the PIM1 gene encoding Lon protease, mitochondrial, with protein MVPLRVVARARAPRLISTSALRIGVPSAASASPTPIAGPSRCAAEYLAWHARPSLHSQVRALHSSPRSLKDKRWVNSAQKAQEEAEEGEGEEAEGETATKEETSATESPKGKDKDVKTKVVEAEASETAKTEEKSAAESESKTKQAASTASASGVAPPEGVAATKSAGSGKGKEIAKPSIPEIYPQVLALPITRRPLFPGFYKAVTITSPAVIKAIRELIAHGQPYIGAFLLKDSDSDSDVITSLDQVHPVGVFAQITSVFSSADTNRQQNAETDESGEPKPETLTAVLYPHRRIHIDELVVAGPPEPPTIEGEAAEAAAVEAAVPEAKEEAEVASFEKEVPSVEETKEALGENAEDAEAKDEDLKHQSQIGFLHPLLPEISLTNVSNLVLEPHKKDNQVIRAIMGEILAVFKEIAQLQPIFREQIASFTMSNSAANVFDEPDKLADFAAAVSTGDVHDLQAVLESLSVEDRLQKALLILKKELINAQLQSKISRDVESKIQKRQREYYLMEQLKGIKKELGMESDGKDKLVERFKEKAAKLAMPEGVKKVFDEELNKLMHLEPAASEFNVTRNYLDWLTQIPWGVHSPENFNIAHATQVLDEDHYGLKDVKDRILEFLAVGKLRGTVEGKIICLAGPPGVGKTSIGKSIARALGRQFFRFSVGGLTDVAEIKGHRRTYIGAMPGKPIQALKKVATENPLILIDEVDKIGRGHNGDPSSALLEMLDPEQNTSFLDHYMDVPVDLSRVLFVCTANVLDTIPAPLLDRMEVLEVNGYVSAEKMNIAEKYLSPQAKDASGLKDVDIEIEPEAIETLIRWYCRESGVRNLKKHIDKIYRKAAFKIVDDLGEAALPEPTEPENSRSVETQEADVKPKSERLPGDEAGKEPDTTHVTTKVREPLTIPEGIHVRVTKDNLKDYVGPPVYHKDRLYTKAPPAGVSTGLGYLGNGSGSVMPIEVTSMPGKGGLQLTGKLGEVIRESAQIALSWVKANAFLLGITKSEADLTVNDRDIHLHMPEGGIGKEGPSAGTAILTAFVSLLTRTQVDPDVAMTGEISLHGQVLPVGGLKEKILAAHRAGIKKLVVPAACKSDIDENVPESVKAGIEFVFVDDVRQVIHEVFRGTDIAQRWLETLPVDEPPQRETH; from the exons ATGGTGCCTCTTCGTGTCGTAGCACGAGCGAGGGCTCCAAGGCtcatctcgacctcggccctcCGCATCGGCGTTCCATCAGCAGCATCAgcgtcacccacccccatCGCAGGCCCATCACGATGCGCAGCAGAGTACCTCGCTTGGCACGCCCGGCCATCTCTCCACTCTCAGGTCCGCGCCCTGCACTCGTCGCCCCGCTCCTTAAAGGACAAGCGATGGGTCAACTCGGCGCAGAAGGCACAggaagaggccgaggaaggcgagggcgaggaggctgagggcgagacggccaccaaggaggagacATCTGCGACCGAGTcccccaagggcaaggacaaggatgtcaagaccaaggtcgtcgaggccgaggcatCCGAGACCGCCAAGACGGAGGAGAAgagcgccgccgagtccgagtccaAGACGAAGCAGGCCGCTTCGACTGCTTCAGCGTCCGGCGTCGCCCCGCCAGagggcgtcgccgccaccaagaGCGCTGGCtcgggcaagggcaaggagatTGCCAAGCCCTCCATCCCCGAAATCTACCCCCAggtgctcgccctccccaTCACGCGTCGCCCTCTCTTCCCCGGCTTCTACAAGGCCGTGACCATCACCTCGCCCGCTGTCATCAAGGCTATCCGCGAGCTCATCGCCCACGGTCAGCCCTACATCGGAGCCTTCCTCCTCAAGGAttccgactcggactcggacgtGATCACCAGCCTCGACCAGGTGCACCCCGTCGGCGTGTTCGCCCAGATCACGAGcgtcttctcctcggccgacACGAACCGCCAGCAGAacgccgagacggacgagagtggcgagcccaagcccgagACTCTGACGGCTGTTCTCTACCCCCATCGCCGTATCCAcatcgacgagctcgtcgtcgccggccctCCTGAGCCTCCTACTATCGAGGGCGAAGcagccgaagccgccgctgtcgaggccgccgtccCGGAagccaaggaggaggccgaggtcgcctcCTTTGAGAAGGAGGTTCCTAGCGTCGAGGAGACGAAGGAAGCCCTCGGCGAGaatgccgaggacgccgaggccaaggacgaggacctcAAGCACCAGTCCCAGATCGGCTTCCTCCACCCTCTCCTTCCCGAGATCTCGCTCACCAACGTGTCCAATCTCGTGCTCGAGCCTCACAAGAAGGACAACCAGGTCATCCGCGCCATCATGGGCGAGATCCTCGCTGTCTTCAAGGAGATTGCCCAGCTCCAGCCCATCTTCCGCGAGCAGA TCGCTTCCTTCACCATGTCCAACTCGGCTGCCAACGTCTTTGACGAGCCCGACAAGCTTGCCGACTTTGCCGCTGCTGTGTCGACTGGTGACGTTCACGACCTCCAGGCCGTTCTCGAGTCGCTGTCGGTCGAGGACCGTCTTCAGAAGGCGCTCCTGATCCTCAAGAAGGAGCTCATCAACGCCCAGCTTCAGAGCAAGATTTCGCGTGACGTCGAGAGCAAGATCCAgaagcgccagcgcgagtACTACCTCATGGAGCAGCTCAAGGGTATCAAGAAGGAGCTCGGCATGGAGAGcgacggcaaggacaagctcgtcgagcgcttcaaggagaaggccgccaaACTTGCCATGCCGGAGGGCGTCAAGAAGGTGTttgacgaggagctcaacaagctcatgcacctcgagcccgccgccagcgagtTCAACGTCACCCGCAACTACCTCGACTGGCTCACCCAGATCCCCTGGGGCGTCCACTCGCCCGAGAACTTCAACATTGCCCACGCGACCCAGGTTCTCGACGAGGACCACTACGGTCTCAAGGATGTCAAGGACCGCATCCTCGAGTTCCTCGCTGTCGGCAAGCTCCGCGGCACCGTCGAGGGCAAGATCATCTGTCTTGCCGGTCCCCCCGGTGTTGGTAAGACGTCGATCGGCAAGAGCATTGCCCGCGCCCTTGGCCGTCAGTTCTTCCGCTTCTCCGTCGGTGGTCTCACCGATGTTGCCGAGATCAAGGGCCACCGTAGGACGTACATTGGTGCCATGCCCGGCAAGCCCATCCAGGCCCTCAAGAAGGTCGCCACTGAGAACCCCCTTATTCtcatcgacgaggtcgacaagaTTGGCCGTGGCCACAATGGCGACCCCTccagcgcgctcctcgagatgctcgaccccgagcagAACACGTCGTTCCTTGACCACTACATGGACGTTCCCGTCGACCTGTCCCGTGTCCTCTTTGTCTGCACGGCCAACGTCTTGGACACCAtccccgccccgctcctCGACCGTATGGAGGTTCTCGAGGTCAACGGTTACGTCTCGGCTGAGAAGATGAACATTGCCGAGAAGTACCTCTCCCCTCAGGCCAAGGACGCGTCAGGTCTCAAGGACGTCGACATTGAGATTGAGCCCGAGGCGATTGAGACCCTTATCCGCTGGTACTGCCGCGAGTCTGGTGTCCGTAACCTCAAGAAGCACATCGACAAGATTTACCGCAAGGCCGCGTTCAAGATCgttgacgacctcggcgaggcagCGCTCCCTGAGCCCACCGAGCCTGAGAACTCGCGCTCTGTCGAGACCCAGGAGGCGGATGTCAAGCCCAAGTCTGAGCGCCTGCCTGGAGACGAGGCTGGCAAGGAGCCCGACACTACCCACGTCACCACCAAGGTGCGCGAGCCTCTCACAATCCCAGAGGGTATTCACGTCCGTGTGACCAAGGACAACCTCAAGGACTATGTCGGCCCTCCCGTCTACCACAAGGACCGCCTGTACACCAAGGCGCCACCTGCCGGTGTTAGCACTGGTCTTGGCTACCTTGGCAACGGCTCGGGATCCGTCATGCCCATCGAGGTCACGTCCATGCCTGGCAAGGGCGGCCTCCAGCTTACCGGCAAGCTGGGCGAGGTCATTCGCGAGTCGGCCCAGATCGCCCTCAGCTGGGTCAAGGCCAACGCCTTCCTTCTCGGTATCACCAagagcgaggccgacctgACTGTCAACGACCGGGATATCCACTTGCATATGCCAGAGGGTGGCATTGGAAAGGAGGGACCGAGTGCAGGAACCGCCATTCTTACTGCCTTTGTTTCGCTCTTGACGCGCACCCAGGTCGACCCTGATGTGGCTATGACTGGAGAAATCTCGCTGCACGGCCAGGTTCTTCCTGTCGGTGGTCTCAAGGAGAAGATCCTTGCTGCCCACCGCGCCGGCATCAAGA AGCTCGTCGTTCCCGCCGCGTGCAAGTCGGATATCGACGAGAACGTGCCCGAGAGTGTCAAGGCAGGCATCGAGTTTGTctttgtcgacgacgtgcgccAGGTCATCCACGAGGTCTTCCGCGGCACCGACATTGCGCAGCGCTGGCTTGAGACGCTGCCAGTCGATGAGCCTCCCCAACGCGAGACGCACTAG